In Luteolibacter rhizosphaerae, the following proteins share a genomic window:
- a CDS encoding DUF4259 domain-containing protein has protein sequence MGAWGDGNLESDGALDALADICDELFGRVMELLQHPRAHEYDDEEIDELFVRIEMIFALSEKGMVKSAPAPEELEVLFDPYLQRWAEYQRESGDEFPHGREKVIRASFQRLMEIARAYSAWRL, from the coding sequence ATGGGAGCCTGGGGCGATGGTAATCTTGAATCGGATGGTGCGCTCGATGCGCTCGCGGACATATGCGACGAGCTGTTTGGGCGTGTGATGGAGTTGCTCCAGCACCCCCGGGCGCACGAATACGATGACGAGGAGATCGACGAGCTCTTCGTCAGGATAGAAATGATATTCGCGCTCAGTGAAAAGGGTATGGTGAAAAGCGCTCCGGCTCCCGAAGAGCTGGAGGTTCTCTTTGATCCATACCTTCAGCGATGGGCGGAATACCAGCGGGAATCAGGCGACGAATTTCCCCATGGGAGGGAGAAGGTCATTCGGGCAAGTTTCCAGCGTTTGATGGAAATTGCGCGAGCTTACTCAGCCTGGCGGTTGTGA
- a CDS encoding efflux RND transporter permease subunit: MKGLIEFWARNKVAANFLMIALFAGGLVTWIRLKKEIFPEISANFITVNTPYPNATPEEVEKGVCVPVEEAIQDLDGIERLTSTSAEGVGVVVVEVASGKDTRKVLNDVKSRVDAIQNFAESVEKPIIADVLLKHQVMSLAVTADTDERTLRAIAEDVRDDLLAYRAQPPGDIWAKEHGREPEGGWEKFQAFFKNGWPAAKHRVGSAVLDEARITQIELAGVRDHEISIEVSENTLKEYGLTFEQVANAVRATSIDLPGGSVRTKAGEILIRAQNRRYEAAEIETITVVTRPDGTVVKLGDIAKVVDGFKEEDLYSRYDGHPAIILNIFRTGEEDTLRVAQLVRDFVAEKELHVPKGVNLEIWNDESVLLQGRIDLLLEDGFQGFILVYIALALFLRPALAFHVALGIPIAFAGALLALPYGDISLNMISLFAFILVLGIVTDDAIVVGERVNERIEQGEPAHLAAPRGTWEVMSVAAFGVFTTMIAFMPMFGVQGVSGNIWRQIPWIVIPVLIVSLIETNLILPAHLSHLKPVNPNHPNRFLRLQRKIAGTLDLFVQHVYGPLLRWLVEWRHATVATFAAILFITLGLLGSGRLIKFEFMPRVEAEVISAKLTLPNGVPVEVTEAAIRKIEEAALAIQREVQDEKGRPIIKHALSSVGSQPYTPGLSFSASKGVNVGEVTVELQGADSRNKPELLADAIIADWRKRVGAIPGAVELSFQLQTSAGGNAVDLELTGPDMEELDEAAEFVKEQLATRNGIIDIGDSNLDGKREVKLGVTQTGEALGLRLDTIARQVRQAFYGEEVQRLQRGRDEVRVYVRYPYEERRSLQNLSDMRIRTQEGEEIPFGEVANAEEGRGYAVIRRANRFRSISVTADIDRTNPNANANEVVEWMKTDLFPAMHSKFPSVMWGFQGEQKDQRESVSDLSKGFVLALFGIFMVLALPLRSYTQPLIVMCVIPFGMIGAVIGHIMFQMNFSVMSIIGVIALAGVVINESLVLVEFMNRYRREGHTVKEAVHRGGKARFTPIFLTSVTSFIGLLPMITETSVQAKFLIPMAVSLAFGGLINLFNTLLLVPCVYCLFEDIRARIYTKEALKRHEEELIRDANEHALEGNA, from the coding sequence ATGAAGGGACTCATCGAATTCTGGGCGCGGAACAAGGTCGCCGCGAACTTCCTGATGATCGCGCTCTTCGCGGGCGGACTGGTCACGTGGATCCGTTTGAAGAAAGAGATCTTCCCGGAGATCTCCGCGAACTTCATCACGGTCAATACCCCCTACCCGAACGCCACTCCCGAGGAAGTGGAGAAGGGTGTCTGCGTCCCGGTGGAGGAAGCCATCCAGGATCTCGACGGCATCGAGAGGCTCACTTCCACCAGCGCCGAGGGCGTGGGTGTGGTCGTGGTGGAAGTCGCGTCGGGGAAGGACACGCGCAAGGTGCTGAACGACGTCAAGAGCCGCGTCGATGCGATCCAGAACTTCGCCGAAAGCGTCGAGAAGCCGATCATCGCGGACGTGCTGCTGAAGCACCAGGTGATGAGCCTGGCCGTGACCGCCGACACCGACGAACGAACCCTGCGCGCGATCGCGGAAGACGTGCGCGACGACCTGCTTGCTTACCGCGCCCAGCCGCCCGGCGATATCTGGGCGAAGGAGCATGGCCGCGAACCCGAAGGCGGATGGGAGAAGTTCCAGGCCTTCTTCAAAAACGGCTGGCCCGCGGCAAAGCATCGCGTGGGCTCGGCGGTACTGGATGAGGCCCGCATCACCCAGATCGAACTGGCCGGCGTGCGCGATCACGAGATTTCGATCGAGGTCTCGGAGAACACGCTGAAGGAGTATGGCCTGACCTTCGAGCAGGTGGCGAATGCGGTGCGCGCAACCTCGATCGACCTGCCCGGCGGCTCGGTGCGGACGAAGGCGGGCGAGATCCTGATCCGCGCGCAGAACCGCCGCTACGAAGCCGCGGAGATCGAGACGATCACCGTCGTCACGCGCCCGGACGGCACGGTGGTGAAGCTCGGCGACATCGCCAAGGTGGTAGATGGCTTCAAGGAAGAGGACCTCTACTCCCGCTACGACGGTCACCCGGCGATCATCCTGAACATCTTCCGCACCGGTGAGGAGGATACCCTCCGAGTGGCACAACTGGTCCGCGACTTCGTGGCCGAGAAGGAGCTCCACGTGCCCAAGGGCGTGAACCTGGAGATCTGGAACGACGAGTCCGTACTGCTCCAAGGCCGCATCGACCTGCTGCTGGAGGATGGCTTCCAAGGCTTCATCCTCGTTTACATCGCGCTGGCCCTGTTCCTGCGGCCCGCCTTGGCCTTCCACGTCGCACTCGGGATTCCGATCGCCTTCGCGGGCGCGCTGCTGGCCCTGCCCTACGGCGATATCTCGCTGAATATGATCTCGCTCTTCGCCTTCATCCTCGTGCTGGGGATCGTGACGGACGATGCGATCGTGGTGGGCGAGCGCGTGAACGAACGCATCGAGCAAGGCGAGCCCGCGCACCTGGCAGCACCGCGAGGCACCTGGGAGGTGATGAGCGTGGCGGCCTTCGGCGTCTTTACCACGATGATCGCCTTCATGCCGATGTTCGGCGTACAGGGGGTGAGCGGGAACATCTGGCGGCAGATCCCGTGGATCGTGATCCCGGTGCTGATCGTCTCGCTGATCGAGACCAACCTGATCCTGCCGGCGCACCTTTCGCACCTGAAGCCGGTGAACCCGAATCACCCGAACCGCTTCCTGCGGCTGCAGCGGAAGATCGCGGGCACGCTCGATCTATTCGTGCAGCATGTCTACGGGCCGCTGCTGAGATGGCTGGTGGAGTGGCGGCATGCCACGGTAGCCACCTTCGCCGCGATCCTCTTTATCACGCTGGGCCTGTTAGGCAGCGGACGCCTGATCAAGTTCGAGTTCATGCCGCGCGTGGAGGCGGAGGTCATCAGCGCGAAGCTGACCCTGCCGAACGGTGTGCCGGTGGAGGTGACAGAGGCCGCGATCCGCAAGATCGAGGAAGCCGCGCTGGCGATCCAGCGCGAGGTGCAGGACGAGAAGGGCCGCCCGATCATCAAGCACGCGCTCTCCAGCGTGGGCTCGCAGCCCTACACGCCGGGCCTGAGCTTCTCCGCTTCCAAAGGCGTGAACGTGGGCGAAGTCACGGTGGAGCTCCAAGGCGCGGATTCCCGCAATAAGCCGGAACTGCTCGCGGACGCGATCATCGCGGACTGGCGCAAGCGGGTCGGCGCGATCCCCGGCGCGGTGGAGCTTTCCTTCCAGCTCCAAACCTCCGCCGGAGGAAATGCGGTGGACCTCGAGCTCACCGGGCCGGACATGGAGGAGCTCGATGAGGCCGCGGAGTTCGTGAAGGAACAGCTCGCGACCCGGAACGGGATCATCGACATCGGCGATAGCAATCTGGACGGCAAGCGCGAGGTGAAGCTGGGCGTAACCCAGACCGGCGAGGCACTGGGCCTGCGGCTCGACACGATCGCGCGGCAGGTGCGGCAGGCATTCTACGGCGAGGAAGTGCAGCGCCTGCAACGCGGGCGCGACGAGGTGCGCGTCTACGTGCGCTATCCCTACGAGGAACGCCGTAGCTTGCAGAATCTCTCGGACATGCGGATCCGCACCCAGGAGGGCGAGGAGATCCCCTTCGGTGAAGTCGCGAATGCCGAGGAGGGCCGCGGCTATGCGGTGATCCGCCGCGCGAACCGCTTCCGCTCGATCAGCGTGACCGCGGACATCGACCGCACCAACCCGAACGCGAACGCGAACGAGGTGGTGGAGTGGATGAAGACGGATCTCTTCCCCGCGATGCACAGCAAATTCCCGAGCGTGATGTGGGGCTTCCAGGGCGAGCAGAAGGACCAGCGCGAGAGCGTCTCGGATCTCTCGAAGGGCTTCGTGCTGGCACTCTTCGGCATCTTCATGGTGCTGGCGCTGCCGCTGCGGAGCTACACCCAGCCGCTCATCGTGATGTGCGTGATCCCCTTCGGCATGATCGGGGCGGTCATCGGGCACATCATGTTCCAGATGAACTTCAGCGTCATGAGCATCATCGGCGTGATCGCGCTCGCGGGCGTGGTGATCAACGAGAGCCTGGTGTTGGTCGAGTTCATGAACCGCTACCGACGCGAAGGGCACACTGTGAAGGAGGCGGTGCACCGTGGCGGCAAGGCGCGCTTCACGCCGATCTTCCTGACCTCCGTCACCAGCTTCATCGGCCTGCTGCCGATGATCACGGAGACCAGCGTGCAGGCGAAGTTCCTGATCCCGATGGCGGTGAGCCTTGCCTTCGGCGGCTTGATCAACCTCTTCAACACCCTGCTGCTGGTGCCCTGCGTCTACTGTCTCTTCGAGGACATCCGCGCGCGGATCTACACGAAGGAAGCGCTGAAGCGGCACGAGGAGGAACTCATCCGCGATGCGAACGAGCATGCGCTGGAGGGAAATGCATGA
- a CDS encoding diheme cytochrome c-553, whose translation MKFSPAISYTLLLGGILYICLGPELRKPERTEAEKVAHGKYLVSLGGCADCHTPKIMTDRGLVNDESRAFAGHPEDMELPNPAQTGGPWGAATVGMTAWSGPWGISYASNLTPDPATGLWSEDVFISAMKTGKSRGIGRAILPPMPWEALGKASDEDLKAIYAYLKTLPPVFNQVPDPVAPVEYEVQTAGR comes from the coding sequence ATGAAGTTCAGTCCAGCGATCTCCTACACCCTCCTCCTCGGTGGCATCCTCTACATCTGTCTCGGTCCCGAATTGCGGAAGCCCGAGCGGACCGAGGCGGAGAAAGTGGCACACGGCAAGTATCTCGTTTCGCTCGGCGGCTGTGCCGACTGCCACACGCCGAAGATCATGACCGACAGGGGCCTCGTGAATGACGAGAGCCGCGCCTTCGCCGGTCATCCGGAAGACATGGAACTGCCCAACCCTGCCCAGACCGGCGGGCCATGGGGTGCCGCCACCGTTGGCATGACCGCGTGGAGCGGCCCTTGGGGCATCAGCTATGCCTCGAATCTGACTCCGGATCCCGCCACCGGCCTGTGGTCGGAGGATGTCTTCATCTCCGCGATGAAGACCGGCAAGAGCCGTGGCATCGGCCGCGCGATCCTCCCGCCGATGCCATGGGAAGCCCTCGGCAAGGCGAGCGACGAGGATCTGAAAGCGATCTATGCGTATCTGAAAACGCTGCCGCCGGTCTTCAATCAGGTGCCCGACCCGGTAGCGCCCGTGGAATACGAGGTGCAGACCGCCGGGCGTTGA